Proteins encoded by one window of Blautia faecicola:
- the tnpC gene encoding IS66 family transposase, whose product MDHKHTLTELNNCSREELITMVLSMQGQLDMLNQNIEKLIEQVRLANSYRFGKHTETLKSIDGQLSFFDEAEAAYDASVPEPSADEILPTKRSQKKKGKRDLDLKDFPVEILPPYHVSKEELDAFYGDGNWRQIPSEIYKRLRYEPASWTVEVHTVEVYVGTDGDHQDEFIRGERPKDLLRNSIVTPSLLAAILNVKYVNSSALHRIEQEFERNGVKISRQTMSNWIIKCADRYFAPFVERMKSELLSLHVTQSDETPTQVIADSDHPNSKCYMWVHRSGELYKERPIVIYEYQKGRDHHKPLDFYRDYKGILVTDSLQQYHVLERKLPEVTNANCWAHARRDFADAVKAADKKDPQAVKQSVAYQALQKIAGFYNIDTELKGLSSEERLQKRQEVIRPMVEEFFAWVKQQVAECAVPPKSKTAQGLNFLINQEKYLKVFLEDGDVPIDNSASERAIRTFCIGKKNWMFHNTANGANASALVYSISETAKLNNLRPYYYFKYILTELPKRCDKQGNIDPAELDDLMPWSSELPDECRKPRRS is encoded by the coding sequence ATGGATCATAAACATACACTTACTGAACTGAATAACTGCAGCCGCGAGGAACTGATTACCATGGTTCTTTCCATGCAGGGACAGCTGGATATGCTGAACCAGAACATAGAAAAACTGATCGAACAGGTACGCCTCGCCAACAGCTATCGTTTTGGCAAACATACGGAAACTTTAAAATCGATCGACGGACAGCTTTCCTTTTTTGATGAAGCAGAAGCCGCATATGATGCATCAGTTCCAGAACCTTCTGCAGATGAGATCCTGCCCACCAAACGGAGTCAGAAGAAAAAAGGAAAACGGGATCTGGACCTGAAAGATTTCCCGGTAGAGATCCTTCCACCGTATCATGTTTCCAAAGAAGAACTGGATGCCTTCTATGGCGATGGCAACTGGCGTCAGATTCCAAGTGAGATCTATAAGAGGCTTCGCTACGAGCCGGCATCATGGACCGTTGAGGTTCATACGGTCGAAGTATATGTTGGGACTGACGGTGACCATCAGGACGAATTCATCCGCGGAGAAAGGCCAAAGGATCTGCTCCGGAACAGCATTGTGACCCCGTCCCTGCTGGCAGCTATCCTGAACGTAAAGTATGTAAACTCATCCGCACTTCACCGGATCGAGCAGGAATTCGAGCGCAATGGTGTAAAGATATCCCGGCAGACCATGTCCAACTGGATCATCAAATGTGCTGACAGATACTTTGCACCTTTTGTTGAGCGGATGAAATCAGAACTGCTGTCGCTGCATGTCACACAGTCTGATGAAACGCCGACGCAGGTGATCGCAGACAGCGATCATCCCAACAGCAAGTGTTACATGTGGGTGCACCGTTCCGGTGAACTGTATAAGGAGCGCCCCATCGTGATCTATGAATACCAGAAAGGGCGCGACCACCACAAACCTCTGGATTTTTACCGGGACTATAAAGGGATCCTTGTAACAGACAGCCTCCAGCAGTACCACGTACTTGAAAGGAAACTCCCAGAGGTAACAAACGCGAACTGCTGGGCACATGCAAGGCGCGATTTTGCAGATGCAGTAAAAGCAGCCGATAAAAAAGACCCACAGGCGGTCAAACAGTCGGTTGCATATCAGGCACTGCAAAAGATCGCAGGATTCTATAATATCGATACGGAGCTAAAAGGGCTCTCGTCGGAAGAACGTCTTCAAAAGCGGCAGGAGGTGATCCGGCCGATGGTTGAGGAATTCTTTGCGTGGGTAAAACAACAGGTTGCGGAATGTGCTGTACCGCCGAAATCAAAAACGGCCCAGGGACTGAACTTCCTGATCAACCAGGAAAAATATCTTAAAGTTTTCCTGGAAGACGGCGATGTTCCCATTGACAACTCGGCTTCGGAACGGGCGATCCGGACCTTCTGCATCGGAAAGAAAAACTGGATGTTCCACAACACCGCAAACGGGGCGAATGCCAGTGCACTGGTGTACAGCATTTCAGAAACTGCGAAGCTGAACAACCTGCGGCCGTATTACTACTTTAAGTATATCCTCACAGAGCTGCCGAAACGCTGCGATAAACAAGGAAATATAGATCCTGCGGAATTAGATGATCTGATGCCTTGGTCATCAGAACTTCCAGACGAATGCAGGAAACCACGCCGCTCATAA
- the tnpB gene encoding IS66 family insertion sequence element accessory protein TnpB (TnpB, as the term is used for proteins encoded by IS66 family insertion elements, is considered an accessory protein, since TnpC, encoded by a neighboring gene, is a DDE family transposase.) — MLNDAAGIRRVVLACGYVDLRKGIDGLSMIIGDRYHQNPFEKGTLFLFCGRRSDRIKGLLWMGDGFLLLYKRLEDGSLTWPRTEQEAAELTEEQFQYLMLGLNPLDPKIKEVHPKRAL, encoded by the coding sequence ATGCTTAACGATGCAGCAGGAATCCGCAGGGTTGTACTCGCCTGCGGATATGTTGATCTGAGGAAAGGCATTGACGGACTGTCCATGATCATCGGTGACAGATACCATCAGAATCCTTTTGAAAAAGGAACTCTTTTTCTTTTCTGCGGAAGAAGATCCGACCGGATCAAAGGTCTGCTTTGGATGGGAGATGGATTCCTGCTTCTGTACAAACGCTTAGAAGACGGATCCCTGACCTGGCCCAGGACAGAACAGGAAGCTGCAGAACTTACAGAGGAACAGTTCCAGTATCTGATGCTCGGACTGAACCCACTGGATCCAAAGATCAAAGAGGTCCATCCGAAAAGAGCACTCTGA
- the tnpB gene encoding IS66 family insertion sequence element accessory protein TnpB (TnpB, as the term is used for proteins encoded by IS66 family insertion elements, is considered an accessory protein, since TnpC, encoded by a neighboring gene, is a DDE family transposase.) — MAKNGLAAIIKLKFHLDPYSRCMFAFCNRRRTSIKILQWDGSGFWILMKRLDRNAFHWPDTPDELRQVTLKEIHWLCDGLSLNPRGAFEEHHPKIIL, encoded by the coding sequence ATAGCAAAAAATGGTCTGGCGGCTATCATCAAATTAAAATTTCACCTCGACCCATACTCACGCTGCATGTTTGCGTTCTGCAACCGTCGGCGTACTTCTATAAAAATCCTTCAATGGGACGGATCCGGATTCTGGATCCTGATGAAACGGCTCGACCGTAATGCCTTCCACTGGCCGGATACTCCGGACGAACTCCGTCAGGTGACTCTGAAAGAGATCCACTGGCTGTGTGACGGGCTTTCCTTAAATCCCAGGGGTGCATTTGAGGAACACCATCCAAAGATCATCCTGTAA
- a CDS encoding CHAT domain-containing protein, with the protein MKYNIPKYYRYVILFKKEEMEDVEPIIKVPNLSELRSINKGRLHLFDEELLSILPAIEYCLHMPRTELDTYDTDTEILDKEYDVSHDIVIGPERLIFSRLDLFQPTLIIYSDDCSEKIKNEVKKCKSELGAVSVLELSQRLLISQWNTLFENRVLRDGEKLEDINKQFLLDGEKQLVLPALYTARQYGKADSVYNDVFNSTNVFETCAKLMWNQLVHHNALMSCKDFVGTDGTEFKKMYVEGMENAEKTTRVNVVITMPGVPRRQITYGGLASEVPNDEKKVIRLLGVHRAIAKKALLIELPMVEKELFEKLNELEINCIQGTNNKYVHKILRDIGKMLERKFTKAQLWVINWSKHITVFSDFPIGLAIIGNANTSLQCYKEISYRPLSPLTRCFQNEMVKHKQLFYGAQCKIAFAECVLNDEQNQGIRACSDAIVNVLKGLIKENKKLQVSYGETLTISDLKKFIADNMDADILHISGHGYYDQRSNMAGLMVGNEFWMADGNDYTVPPVVVLSACHVSPRGSGTVNVADMFIRAGAEAVLGTFIPIDAKRNTVLISRLYTYIAEAQKGSEQYKTLSEAWSGVVATNAIHEMAETSKKFSEWIWGINSKGKRRMIDFTMERSVGRLHGSTMYADTILIVKEMLHEEGLDGKFDDVLNQENYFPESFFYQWVGVPENIFLYNEVFAETMDL; encoded by the coding sequence ATGAAGTACAATATTCCCAAATATTATAGATATGTAATTTTGTTTAAAAAAGAGGAAATGGAAGATGTAGAACCTATTATTAAAGTACCTAATTTGTCCGAACTGAGATCAATTAATAAAGGCAGACTGCATCTGTTTGATGAAGAATTACTCTCTATATTACCAGCGATAGAGTACTGTCTTCACATGCCACGAACAGAACTTGACACATATGATACAGATACGGAGATATTGGATAAGGAATATGATGTTTCTCATGATATAGTGATTGGACCAGAAAGATTAATATTTTCAAGGCTTGATTTATTTCAACCTACACTAATTATATATTCTGATGATTGTTCAGAAAAGATAAAAAATGAGGTGAAAAAGTGTAAGTCTGAATTGGGGGCTGTATCGGTATTAGAATTGTCGCAAAGATTGCTTATTAGTCAATGGAATACTCTTTTCGAGAATAGAGTTTTAAGAGACGGAGAAAAGCTGGAAGACATTAATAAGCAGTTTTTGTTAGATGGAGAAAAGCAATTAGTATTACCTGCGCTATATACAGCTAGGCAGTATGGAAAAGCAGATTCTGTGTATAACGATGTTTTTAATTCCACGAATGTATTTGAAACATGTGCAAAATTGATGTGGAATCAGCTAGTACATCACAATGCATTGATGTCCTGTAAAGATTTTGTGGGAACAGATGGGACAGAATTTAAAAAAATGTATGTAGAGGGTATGGAAAATGCAGAAAAGACAACAAGAGTAAATGTTGTTATTACAATGCCAGGTGTTCCGAGAAGACAGATAACTTATGGTGGTTTGGCATCAGAAGTGCCAAACGATGAAAAAAAGGTCATCAGATTATTAGGTGTACATCGGGCAATTGCCAAAAAAGCCTTGTTGATTGAATTGCCAATGGTAGAAAAAGAATTATTTGAAAAGCTTAATGAATTAGAGATTAATTGTATACAAGGAACAAATAATAAGTATGTGCATAAGATCCTGCGAGACATTGGAAAGATGCTTGAAAGGAAGTTTACGAAGGCGCAATTGTGGGTAATAAATTGGTCGAAACATATTACTGTGTTTTCGGATTTTCCAATTGGATTAGCAATAATAGGAAACGCTAATACATCGCTGCAATGCTATAAGGAGATCTCTTATAGACCGTTAAGTCCACTGACAAGGTGCTTCCAAAATGAGATGGTTAAGCATAAACAATTGTTTTATGGCGCTCAATGCAAAATTGCATTTGCTGAATGTGTACTAAATGATGAACAGAATCAGGGAATTAGAGCTTGCTCTGATGCCATTGTCAATGTGTTGAAAGGATTGATCAAAGAAAATAAGAAATTGCAAGTTTCATACGGTGAAACATTGACAATATCTGATTTGAAAAAGTTTATTGCTGACAACATGGATGCAGATATTTTGCATATATCAGGGCATGGTTATTATGATCAAAGGAGTAACATGGCAGGACTGATGGTAGGAAATGAATTTTGGATGGCTGACGGGAATGATTATACGGTTCCACCAGTTGTGGTTTTAAGTGCATGTCATGTTAGTCCGAGAGGAAGCGGAACGGTGAATGTTGCAGATATGTTTATTCGTGCAGGGGCAGAAGCGGTATTAGGAACTTTTATTCCGATAGATGCAAAGAGAAATACGGTGTTGATTAGCCGTCTTTATACATATATAGCTGAAGCACAAAAAGGAAGCGAGCAGTATAAAACTTTGTCAGAAGCGTGGTCAGGTGTGGTTGCAACTAATGCTATTCATGAAATGGCGGAGACATCTAAAAAATTTTCTGAATGGATTTGGGGGATAAACAGTAAAGGCAAGAGACGAATGATAGATTTTACGATGGAAAGAAGTGTTGGAAGACTACACGGTTCAACAATGTATGCAGATACTATTTTGATTGTAAAAGAAATGCTTCATGAAGAAGGTCTGGATGGGAAATTTGACGATGTTCTTAATCAAGAAAATTATTTTCCGGAGTCATTTTTTTATCAATGGGTAGGTGTTCCGGAGAATATTTTTTTGTATAATGAAGTGTTTGCAGAAACAATGGATTTATAG
- the tnpA gene encoding IS66 family insertion sequence element accessory protein TnpA has translation MRKLVTECRQSGLTDAAWCHEHGISPSCFYKTIIRLRKRACQIPDHIGKVSWKHFGRHGKRMSK, from the coding sequence ATGAGGAAACTGGTAACGGAATGTCGACAGAGTGGCTTGACTGATGCTGCATGGTGTCATGAACATGGGATATCTCCGAGCTGTTTTTATAAGACGATTATCCGGTTAAGAAAAAGGGCATGTCAGATACCTGACCACATAGGAAAAGTAAGTTGGAAGCATTTCGGCAGGCACGGCAAACGCATGAGTAAATAA
- a CDS encoding LCP family protein — protein sequence MSNRREKHKKKISGKAVVCVTLSLVIGVGAGWLTWKYKDQTEKAVSTETEQVQTTGDNVIYEGKTYQYNKNLTNILFMGVDKEAQVLTGDIPGTAGQADCIMILSLNQSDKTCKVLQISRDSMTGIDIYDSSGNYYTSINAQLATQYAYGTGGENSCWAMKKTVKELLYGLPIEGFFSMSIEGIGTFNDALGGVTLTVPEDYTNIDPAFEQGAEITLSGSQAEKYVRSRDTNVEGSNNGRMERQVQFVSALFSQLKEMETASQISYESLYQTMEPYLVTDLSVEQIKAMASYTYLPDETEYVPGKVVPGEKNEEFHVDEDALQKLVLKMFYKEIK from the coding sequence ATGAGCAATAGAAGAGAAAAACATAAGAAAAAAATATCGGGCAAGGCAGTTGTCTGTGTAACTTTGAGTCTTGTAATTGGTGTGGGTGCTGGATGGTTGACATGGAAATATAAAGATCAGACAGAAAAAGCAGTCAGTACAGAAACAGAGCAGGTACAGACCACTGGTGATAATGTGATTTACGAGGGGAAAACTTATCAGTATAATAAGAACCTCACCAATATTCTGTTTATGGGAGTTGATAAGGAGGCACAGGTGCTTACCGGCGATATTCCCGGAACAGCGGGGCAGGCAGATTGCATTATGATTTTGTCTTTGAATCAATCAGATAAGACATGCAAAGTTCTTCAGATTTCCCGGGATTCAATGACTGGTATTGATATTTATGACAGTTCAGGCAACTATTATACGTCGATCAATGCGCAGTTGGCAACACAGTATGCGTATGGAACTGGTGGTGAAAACAGTTGCTGGGCAATGAAAAAAACAGTAAAAGAATTGCTTTACGGATTGCCGATTGAAGGTTTTTTTTCTATGAGCATTGAGGGAATTGGTACGTTTAATGATGCACTTGGAGGTGTGACGCTTACAGTTCCGGAAGATTATACGAATATTGACCCTGCTTTTGAGCAGGGAGCGGAAATTACCTTGTCAGGATCTCAGGCAGAAAAATATGTTCGAAGCAGAGATACAAATGTGGAAGGCAGCAACAATGGACGTATGGAACGGCAGGTACAGTTTGTCTCGGCACTGTTTTCTCAACTGAAAGAAATGGAAACAGCAAGTCAGATCAGCTATGAGTCTCTGTATCAGACGATGGAACCGTATCTTGTGACGGATTTATCGGTAGAACAGATCAAAGCAATGGCATCGTATACATATTTGCCCGATGAGACTGAATATGTGCCGGGAAAGGTTGTGCCAGGAGAAAAAAATGAAGAATTTCATGTGGACGAAGATGCGTTACAAAAATTAGTGCTTAAAATGTTTTACAAAGAAATAAAATAG
- a CDS encoding toll/interleukin-1 receptor domain-containing protein, with the protein MLVGVVDGKIKSTEKEGILMKTGMHKIFISHSSKDAEYVREIVNLLEVLGLRKDEIVCSSMPPYCVPLDNKVYDWLINEFQQNKLRVIYILSENYYASAASLNEMGAAWALKQEWTGILLPGFSFDDITGCIDKTRIGIKLDDTDKDTLNYRLEELKDILVEEFGLRSMPPIIWERKRNEFLRNIELITKGAGDNGKTLLTRFSDFIEKGKTFDLLGDYTEFCDIKSCVNKEAQNIIKINTYQNGFDAKVEVDDEKELNQEGFAMAFFKYVPCENWREFRESGYHLEFDAAGTENLHTVQLEVKNSEGYKIIDEPLYVSTMESHFSIPLSKKMRDSSVWESVSELCFTMLFNKDCVTGNKWTLSVRNLKLSK; encoded by the coding sequence TTGCTAGTTGGCGTGGTGGATGGTAAAATTAAAAGTACAGAGAAAGAAGGAATATTAATGAAAACAGGTATGCATAAGATATTTATTTCACACTCCAGTAAAGATGCAGAGTATGTAAGAGAAATTGTAAATTTATTGGAAGTGTTGGGACTCAGAAAAGATGAAATTGTCTGTTCATCAATGCCGCCATATTGTGTTCCATTAGATAATAAGGTGTATGACTGGCTGATAAATGAATTTCAGCAGAATAAACTTCGTGTTATATATATTCTTTCTGAAAATTATTATGCGAGTGCAGCTTCGCTGAATGAGATGGGTGCAGCCTGGGCGCTGAAACAGGAATGGACAGGAATTTTGTTGCCGGGGTTCTCTTTTGATGATATTACGGGTTGTATAGATAAGACTCGGATAGGTATAAAACTTGATGATACAGATAAAGATACATTAAATTATCGACTGGAAGAATTAAAAGATATTCTTGTAGAAGAATTTGGACTGCGCAGTATGCCACCGATAATATGGGAGCGAAAACGGAATGAATTTCTGAGAAACATAGAATTAATTACAAAAGGTGCAGGTGATAATGGGAAAACATTATTGACACGATTTTCTGATTTTATCGAGAAAGGAAAAACCTTTGATCTGCTTGGAGACTATACAGAATTTTGCGATATCAAATCGTGTGTAAATAAGGAAGCCCAGAATATTATAAAGATAAATACATATCAGAATGGTTTTGATGCAAAGGTGGAAGTTGATGATGAAAAAGAACTGAATCAAGAGGGATTTGCTATGGCTTTCTTTAAATATGTGCCCTGTGAGAACTGGAGAGAGTTTCGGGAATCCGGCTATCATCTGGAGTTTGACGCTGCAGGTACAGAAAATCTCCATACAGTACAATTAGAGGTAAAAAACAGTGAGGGATATAAAATCATAGATGAACCGCTGTATGTCAGTACAATGGAAAGTCATTTCAGCATACCGCTTTCTAAAAAAATGAGAGACAGTTCAGTGTGGGAAAGCGTGTCAGAACTGTGTTTTACGATGCTTTTTAATAAAGACTGTGTTACTGGAAATAAGTGGACACTGAGTGTCAGAAATCTGAAACTTTCAAAATAA
- a CDS encoding ISAs1 family transposase, producing MQELLEWMEYIEDTRQQRKVRHTLKDILVIVLFATLANADDWVEMAVFADYYQDYLRKYIELKNGPPSHDTIRRVMGMISPEILQQLYGKWQERLNQNDGELLKKIICIDGKTIRSNKRKEEKAAHIVSAWSKEGGYCLGQKAVEEKSNEITAIPELLDKIQIRGKIVTIDAMGTQTVIAEKIKKKRADYVLALKKNQSCMYEEIREYFSDEEFLKVIQTEGNHRKTQEKAHGQIEIREYYQTEDIKWLNQKKNWKGLKSIVMEKKRFVISLRPIQFLEELLEV from the coding sequence ATGCAGGAATTGTTGGAATGGATGGAGTATATCGAAGATACGCGTCAACAAAGAAAAGTTAGACATACATTAAAAGATATTCTTGTTATCGTATTGTTTGCAACACTTGCAAATGCAGATGATTGGGTAGAGATGGCAGTGTTTGCAGATTATTATCAGGACTATCTTAGAAAGTATATTGAACTAAAAAATGGGCCACCATCACATGATACAATTCGCCGTGTGATGGGAATGATTTCCCCTGAGATTCTCCAGCAACTTTATGGGAAATGGCAAGAACGTTTAAATCAGAATGATGGAGAATTATTGAAAAAAATCATTTGTATTGATGGGAAAACTATACGATCAAACAAACGCAAAGAGGAAAAAGCGGCTCATATTGTTTCGGCATGGAGCAAAGAGGGCGGATATTGTCTTGGACAAAAGGCTGTTGAAGAAAAAAGTAATGAGATTACAGCGATTCCGGAATTGTTGGATAAGATCCAGATAAGAGGCAAGATTGTAACGATAGACGCTATGGGAACACAAACGGTAATCGCGGAAAAAATAAAGAAAAAACGGGCAGATTACGTATTGGCACTCAAGAAAAATCAAAGCTGTATGTATGAAGAGATAAGAGAATATTTCTCGGATGAAGAGTTTTTAAAAGTAATTCAAACCGAAGGAAATCACAGAAAAACCCAGGAAAAAGCACATGGACAAATAGAAATACGTGAGTACTATCAAACGGAAGATATTAAATGGTTAAACCAAAAGAAAAATTGGAAAGGGCTGAAAAGCATTGTCATGGAAAAGAAAAGATTTGTAATTAGCTTGCGACCAATTCAATTTTTAGAAGAACTTCTAGAAGTTTAA
- a CDS encoding helix-turn-helix domain-containing protein, with amino-acid sequence MNTQALKPEVYDQLVIKRILSIMEQKQIKQSDLANLSNIGQSSLSKLLKGEMKLTLQHIFKICTALKIAPEDLIAINKDLSSDLSSFDFEPYTENGIINEQFLNEQIFIRDKNHPAFNGYKDKSFYMYLYSTISSESFLLTGTLSFDTKTSSFCKAKMTLDTGKTDSNNKPIKKCYSGELIISLTMGSCYCLLTNTDIGEICFLNFKHMFLFNQSLECRMGTISSTSSGGNRLPVVQRILISQKPLNIMGDDTSDLEFVKGQLRLNSSKILISKTELDNLQKRYENNQPISEFLENFKSLTVPEEYYLLEESNLKNISLTSDIKTKGIGILRDSSVSPKYSKVSSKTNEFTFEYICGKRNV; translated from the coding sequence ATGAACACCCAAGCATTAAAACCTGAAGTATATGATCAGCTTGTTATCAAACGAATCCTTTCTATAATGGAACAAAAACAAATAAAGCAATCAGACCTGGCGAATCTCAGCAATATAGGGCAGTCCTCTCTTTCTAAATTGTTAAAGGGCGAAATGAAATTAACGTTGCAGCATATTTTCAAAATATGTACAGCATTAAAAATAGCTCCGGAGGATCTTATAGCTATTAATAAAGATCTCTCTTCCGATTTATCTTCTTTCGATTTTGAACCGTACACAGAAAATGGTATTATAAATGAACAGTTTCTCAATGAACAGATTTTTATTCGGGATAAGAATCATCCTGCGTTTAACGGATACAAAGATAAATCCTTCTATATGTATCTGTATTCTACTATTTCTTCTGAATCTTTTTTATTGACCGGCACACTTTCCTTTGATACAAAGACCTCTTCTTTTTGCAAGGCAAAAATGACATTGGACACCGGAAAGACTGATTCTAATAATAAACCTATTAAAAAATGTTATTCAGGAGAACTTATTATTTCTCTGACTATGGGATCCTGTTACTGTCTTCTTACTAATACCGATATCGGGGAAATCTGTTTTCTGAATTTTAAGCATATGTTTCTTTTTAATCAGTCTTTGGAATGTCGCATGGGAACAATATCTTCTACTTCCAGCGGTGGAAATCGCCTACCTGTCGTACAACGAATCTTAATCTCTCAAAAACCGCTTAATATAATGGGAGATGATACTTCTGACTTAGAATTTGTAAAAGGACAGCTCCGTTTAAACAGTTCCAAAATACTGATTTCTAAAACCGAGCTTGATAACTTGCAGAAACGATATGAGAACAACCAACCTATTTCTGAGTTTCTGGAGAACTTTAAAAGTCTCACTGTTCCTGAAGAATATTATCTACTCGAAGAATCCAACCTGAAAAATATCTCCTTAACCTCAGATATCAAAACCAAAGGAATTGGTATTCTTCGAGATTCCTCTGTTTCTCCAAAATACAGTAAAGTTAGTAGTAAAACTAACGAATTCACTTTTGAATATATATGTGGAAAAAGAAATGTGTAA
- a CDS encoding DUF3696 domain-containing protein has protein sequence MLRKIEINNFKSFEHAEFDLKNFTLLAGRNSMGKTSVIQAIFAMIQNGKNPFRGEYMNIGKVQEVKNAITGNGDIEFKICYKTSEKEIEASKVITKEGVSESGEIDKLINVIYCSSDRIGIEDTYKKYLGDKIIIGKNCEYVFHYLNAHDEDQMDPDRDFVYDVESSKLTFGGQVSYWLDRIMGYRVKAREIEQTEFIQVLYSNDKVPFEMRPKNVGTGVTYITELIIAALACKANDLLVIENPEIHLHPSGQSELVEFLAFLAQCGVQIIVETHSDHIYNGIRKSIRLDQIDDDKVSIYSFEQDERGCSIPISIPINANGKALKNAEGFFDQINKDLDVILGW, from the coding sequence ATGTTAAGAAAAATAGAGATAAATAATTTTAAATCATTTGAACATGCAGAATTTGATTTGAAAAACTTTACATTACTGGCGGGCAGAAATTCTATGGGAAAGACAAGTGTTATCCAGGCGATTTTTGCTATGATTCAAAACGGGAAAAATCCATTTCGTGGTGAGTATATGAATATCGGAAAAGTACAGGAGGTAAAAAATGCAATAACCGGAAATGGTGATATAGAATTTAAGATTTGTTATAAGACGAGTGAAAAAGAAATAGAAGCATCAAAGGTGATAACAAAAGAAGGAGTTAGTGAGTCAGGGGAAATAGACAAATTAATAAATGTAATATATTGTTCTTCGGATAGAATAGGCATTGAAGATACCTATAAAAAGTATTTAGGGGACAAGATTATAATTGGAAAGAATTGCGAGTATGTATTTCATTATTTAAATGCTCATGATGAAGACCAGATGGATCCTGACAGGGATTTTGTATATGATGTGGAGTCTTCTAAGTTGACATTTGGAGGACAGGTAAGCTATTGGCTGGATAGAATTATGGGATATCGCGTTAAAGCAAGAGAGATAGAACAAACAGAATTTATACAGGTATTGTATAGCAACGATAAGGTACCATTTGAAATGCGCCCGAAGAATGTAGGTACAGGTGTGACATACATTACGGAGCTTATCATTGCAGCTTTGGCGTGTAAAGCTAATGATTTATTGGTGATAGAAAATCCTGAGATTCATCTGCATCCGTCAGGTCAATCGGAATTGGTGGAATTTCTTGCCTTTTTGGCACAATGTGGAGTACAGATTATTGTAGAGACTCATAGTGATCATATCTACAATGGAATAAGAAAAAGTATTCGTTTGGATCAGATAGACGATGATAAAGTAAGCATATATTCTTTTGAACAGGATGAAAGAGGATGCAGTATTCCAATAAGTATACCAATCAATGCGAATGGTAAGGCATTGAAAAATGCGGAAGGTTTTTTTGATCAGATAAATAAAGATTTAGACGTAATTTTAGGGTGGTAA